A single genomic interval of Amblyomma americanum isolate KBUSLIRL-KWMA chromosome 11, ASM5285725v1, whole genome shotgun sequence harbors:
- the brm gene encoding ATP-dependent helicase brm isoform X2, which yields MQQQKQNRITPVAKPQGIDPIEVLKEKENRLTSRIAHRIEELSKLPANLPEDLRIKAMIELRALRLLNFQRQLRAEVVQCMRRDTTLETSLNPKLYKRTKRQSLREARLTEKLEKQQKLEQERKRRQKHQEYLAAVLQHGKDFREFHRGVQAKVAKVNKAVATYHANTEREQKKEQERVEKERMRRLMAEDEEGYRKLIDQKKDRRLAFLLSQTDEYIHNLTEMVRQHKAEQRRKLREKKKKKKKKQPQGQAQGQSSQDGSGAGAAGGEGGAATSSDGAVDAMVDESSQHSDLRVNVIETSTGKVIEGKDAPLASQLDTWLEMHPGFEVAPREASDDEEEGETDDSTESEEEGEENSQQQPAPVTSVAKIETSADDHVKSVIQAAVAEDDEYKAGGYQNYYNIAHAIREEVREQASLMVNGMLKEYQVKGLEWLVSLYNNNLNGILADEMGLGKTIQTIAVITYLMEKKRINGPYLIIVPLSTLSNWMLEFDRWAPSVVKVAYKGSPNLRRQLSQQLRSSKFNVLITTYEYVIKDKAVLAKIRWKYMIIDEGHRMKNHHCKLTQILNTHYSAPHRLLLTGTPLQNKLPELWALLNFLLPSIFKSCNTFEQWFNAPFATTGEKVELNEEETILIIRRLHKVLRPFLLRRLKKEVESQLPEKVEYVVKCDMSALQRLLYRHMQTKGVLLTDGSEKDKKGKGGTKTLMNTIMQLRKICNHPFMFQHIEEAYAEHIGCTGSMVQGPDLYRVSGKFELLDRILPKLRCKQHRVLLFCQMTTLMTIMEDYLTYRGYRYLRLDGTTKAEDRGQLLEMFNAKDSPYFIFLLSTRAGGLGLNLQAADTVIIFDSDWNPHQDLQAQDRAHRIGQKNEVRVLRLVTVNSVEERILAAAKYKLNLDEKVIQAGMFDQKSTGSERKQFLQAILTQDENDEEEENEVPDDETINEMIARNEEELELFQKMDIDRRREEARSVKRKPRLMEEDELPKWLLKDDAEVERLTNEEEEDKLFGRGNRQRKEIDYSDALTDKEWLRAIEDGNLDEMETRKRSRKSGGNNGASSSSGGERGGKRKSGPSRQMADDEPVVKKRRGRPPVEKASPNPPSLTKQMRKLIDIVINYKDSDGRVLSEAFLQLPSKRELPDYYDVIKKPVDLKKIKARIREHRYRTLDDLEDDFMLLCINAQTYNVEGSLIYEDSIVLQSVFTNARERLQKDGDLALGTDDQDTDEDGPSTAAEHGSEEKTKKRKSRHVRRYISDDDDTEESD from the exons GAAGCTGGAGAAGCAGCAGAAACTGGAGCAAGAGCGCAAGCGACGCCAGAAGCACCAG GAATACCTGGCGGCGGTGCTGCAGCACGGCAAGGACTTCCGCGAGTTCCACCGGGGTGTGCAGGCCAAGGTGGCCAAGGTGAACAAGGCGGTGGCCACGTACCATGCCAACACAGAGCgggagcagaagaaggagcaggaGCGGGTGGAGAAGGAGCGTATGCGGCGCCTCATggccgaggacgaggagggctACCGCAAGCTCATCGACCAGAAGAAGGACCGCCGGCTCGCCTTCCTGCTCTCCCAGACGGACGAGTACATCCACAACCTCACCGAGATGGTGCGACAGCACAAGGCCGAGCAACGCCGCAAGCtacgcgagaagaaaaaaaagaagaaaaagaagcagccCCAGGGCCAGGCACAGGGTCAGTCGTCGCAGGATGGCAGCGGTGCTGGGGCTGCGGGCGGAGAGGGCGGCGCGGCGACGTCCTCCGACGGTGCGGTTGATGCG ATGGTGGATGAGAGTTCACAGCACAGTGATCTCAGGGTCAACGTCATCGAAACATCAACTGGCAAGGTCATCGAAGGGAAGGATGCTCCACTGGCGAGCCAGCTTGACACATGGCTGGAAATGCATCCAGG ATTTGAGGTGGCACCAAGAGAAGCCAGCGACGATGAGGAAGAGGGTGAAACTGATGACTCAACAGAG TCTGAAGAAGAAGGCGAAGAAAATTCTCAGCAGCAACCAGCGCCTGTCACTTCGGTAGCGAAGATCGAGACCTCGGCTGACGACCACGTGAAGAGTGTGATTCA GGCGGCAGTAGCCGAGGACGACGAGTACAAGGCCGGCGGCTACCAGAATTACTACAACATTGCGCACGCCATACGGGAGGAGGTGCGTGAGCAGGCGTCGCTCATGGTGAATGGAATGCTCAAGGAGTACCAGGTCAAGGGGCTCGAGTGGCTCGTCTCCCTCTATAACAACAACCTCAACGGCATCCTGGCCGACGAGATGGGTCTGGGCAAGACCATCCAG ACTATTGCAGTCATCACATACCTGATGGAGAAGAAGCGCATCAACGGACCCTACCTGATCATTGTGCCGCTGTCGACGCTGTCCAACTGGATGCTGGAGTTTGACCGGTGGGCACCCTCGGTGGTCAAGGTGGCGTACAAGGGGTCACCCAACCTGCGGCGGCAGCTGTCACAGCAGCTGCGCAGCAGCAAGTTCAACGTGCTCATCACCACCTACGAGTACGTCATCAAGGACAAAGCGGTGCTGGCCAAGATCCGCTGGAAGTACATGATCATCGACGAGGGCCACCGCATGAAGAACCACCACTGCAAGCTGACACAGATCCTCAACACTCACTACAGTGCCCCACACCGCCTGCTGCTCACGGGTACCCCACTCCAG AACAAGCTGCCTGAACTGTGGGCCCTACTGAATTTCCTGCTGCCGAGCATCTTCAAGAGTTGCAACACATTTGAACAGTGGTTCAATGCTCCCTTTGCAACGACCGGTGAAAAG GTGGAGCTGAACGAAGAGGAAACAATCCTGATCATCCGTCGCCTCCACAAGGTCCTCCGACCATTCCTGCTGAGGCGACTCAAGAAGGAGGTAGAGTCCCAACTCCCCGAGAAG GTGGAGTACGTGGTGAAGTGTGATATGTCAGCGCTGCAGAGACTTCTGTACAGGCACATGCAGACAAAGGGAGTTCTTCTCACCGATGGATCTGAAAAGGACAAGAAG GGCAAGGGTGGCACCAAGACGCTGATGAACACCATCATGCAGCTGCGCAAGATCTGCAACCACCCGTTCATGTTCCAACACATTGAGGAGGCCTACGCCGAGCACATTGGTTGCACTGGGAGCATGGTGCAAGG ACCCGACCTGTACCGGGTGTCTGGCAAGTTTGAGCTGCTGGACCGGATACTCCCCAAGCTGCGCTGCAAGCAGCACAGGGTGCTTCTCTTCTGTCAGATGACCACCCTGATGACCATCATGGAGGACTACCTCACCTACAGGG GGTACCGGTACCTGCGTCTCGACGGTACAACCAAGGCGGAAGACCGTGGTCAGTTGCTGGAAATGTTCAATGCCAAGGATTCTCCCTACTTCATCTTCCTGCTGAGCACCCGGGCCGGCGGCCTGGGTCTCAACCTGCAGGCGGCAGACACTGTCATTATCTTCGACTCGGACTGGAACCCTCACCAG GACCTGCAAGCGCAGGACCGAGCCCATCGAATCGGCCAGAAGAACGAGGTGCGGGTGCTGCGGCTCGTGACAGTCAACTCAGTGGAGGAACGCATCCTGGCCGCCGCCAAGTACAAGCTCAACCTGGACGAGAAGGTCATCCAGGCCGGCATGTTCGACCAGAAGTCGACAGGCTCCGAGCGCAAGCAGTTCCTCCAGGCCATCCTCACTCAGGATGAGAACGATGAGGAG GAGGAAAACGAAGTGCCGGACGATGAGACTATCAATGAAATGATTGCCAGGAATGAGGAGGAACTGGAGCTGTTCCAG aaaATGGACATTGACAGGAGGAGAGAAGAGGCCCGCAGTGTGAAGCGTAAACCTAGGCTCATGGAGGAAGACGAACTTCCAAAATGGCTGCTCAAGGATGATGCTGAG GTGGAACGACTAACCAATGAGGAAGAAGAGGACAAGCTGTTTGGACGGGGCAACAGGCAGCGGAAAGAGATTGACTACTCTGACGCCCTAACTGACAAGGAGTGGCTTCGG GCCATCGAGGATGGCAACCTGGACGAGATGGAGACTCGCAAGCGTTCCCGCAAGTCAGGCGGCAACAATGGCGCCTCGTCTAGCTCCGGCGGAGAGCGGGGCGGCAAGCGCAAGAGCGGCCCCTCCCGGCAGATGGCAGACGACGAGCCCGTGGTGAAGAAGCGCCGTGGCCGTCCTCCTGTCGAGAAGGCCTCGCCCAACCCGCCCTCCCTGACCAAACAGATGCGCAAGCTCATCGACATCGTCATCAACTACAAGGACAG TGATGGCCGTGTGCTAAGCGAAGCCTTCCTGCAACTGCCTTCAAAgagggaacttccagactactacGATGTCATCAAGAAACCTGTTGATCTGAAGAAAATCAAG GCCCGCATCCGCGAGCACCGGTACCGTACCCTGGACGACCTCGAGGACGACTTCATGCTGCTGTGCATCAACGCCCAGACATACAACGTGGAGGGCTCGCTCATCTATGAGGACTCCATCGTGCTGCAGTCGGTGTTCACCAACGCCCGCGAGCGGCTACAGAAAGACGGTGACCTAGCACTGGGCACCGACGACCAGGACACGGACGAGGACGGACCCTCAACCGCGGCAGAGCATGGCTCGGAG GAAAAGACCAAGAAGCGCAAGAGCCGTCACGTGCGGCGGTACATCAGCGACGATGACGACACAGAGGAGAGTGACTAG
- the LOC144110888 gene encoding uncharacterized protein LOC144110888: MRTLHTSLVHHMMNGSPQSQPATCEFHSAFVVFPWDTGPIQVAADANNSRRLIQCDQCGYRCSSRSYMRIHARVHTGERPYRCDICPSAFTDPSNLNRHKRCHTGERPFVCRHCKQHFSQSSSLRTHLLYRHGDAG; this comes from the exons ATGAGAACTTTACACACGTCACTTGTGCACCACATGATGAATGGTTCCCCGCAGAGCCAACCCGCAACATGCGAATTTCACA GTGCCTTCGTGGTCTTTCCCTGGGACACGGGGCCCATTCAGGTCGCGGCGGACGCCAACAACAGCCGGCGGTTGATCCAGTGTGACCAGTGTGGCTACCGGTGCAGTAGCCGCAGCTACATGCGCATCCATGCCCGGGTGCACACGGGCGAGCGGCCGTACCGGTGCGACATCTGCCCGAGTGCCTTCACCGACCCGAGCAACCTGAACCGGCACAAGCGCTGCCACACCGGTGAGCGGCCGTTTGTGTGCCGCCACTGTAAGCAGCACTTCAGCCAGAGCAGCAGCCTGCGGACACACCTGCTCTACCGACATGGAGATGCGGGCTGA